The following nucleotide sequence is from Pleurodeles waltl isolate 20211129_DDA chromosome 8, aPleWal1.hap1.20221129, whole genome shotgun sequence.
GAGTATGGTGGGATAGATGTTCTGATCAATAATGCCGGAATTGCTTTCAAAGGTAAATTGCAGTTGATTGTTGGGATTGCATCTAGGATGTGCCAGGTGGGATAATCATAAATTGCAGAAGACAGTAGAAGCCttctgtatgtttgtgttataggaATAAAACTTTGAACTCTGTATTAGAATGGTGATCTACTAAGGATACAGAGCAAGAGGGATCGAGGCAGAAAGAAATAGGAAAATGAGGACAGGAGTTGAAAACAAGCAAGAGTGACCAAGAACCCTTAAGTTTGAGATAAAGACAGTGTAGGTAGAAGAAAGAGGTAAGGAGTAGAATCAAAACTAAGCAGCATTACTATGTGTACATTTACCATGCCCTAAGAAAAACTGAGTGccagcatttgtgtgtgtgtgtgtggtgcttttttttttttttttttttttctttttctttttcttcttgaaaaaaacaaatgtaatgcaccAGGTGTACCTGATGCTCATTTTGGGTCCAGTAATGAGGGCCCCCCACTACTTTTAGCTTAGTCGCTTTGTTGACCACTAGTTGTTAACCCAGCTGTGGAGATGTTCTGTTGCTTAAAATTAATAGAGACATTCTTAACAAAAACCCCATGACAGTCAGGGTAGGAAGGGGTTTTGCATGGTGTTACCCTGTGACCAAAATAGTAGGAAGGGGTTTTATATTGTGAACTCTGACACAAATACAATAGGCAGGAGTTTTACATTGTCAGCGCCTgctaaacaccacaaaaagagtaTTTACATTGTTTAACACGAGGAGGCCATTTTACACAGATCCCTAGCTTAGGACAGGCTAAAAATACACGGTTTTCCTTGTGTAGTAATTTTATGTTTAATATTTGGTTGTGTGAATGaaagtatgttttctttttaaagctaAAAACATTGCAAAGTGAACAATTACACTTAATAAGCCAATGTTCTGAGTTTATATTCCACATCACCTCCCTATGTATGCCTTGGACTGCCCTGTTTTACTGCCCTGACGTTCAAGTACTAAAGGAGTGTATTTGCTGCTCAATTGGGTTCCAGTCACATAACGCAATGACATTATTGGGTGGCAAAGGCAGCAAGAAAGACTTTTTGTTTAGTGAACTGGAACAGGCATCAGCCAGGGTGAGCAGCAGCTAGAAACTGTCCATATGAGGCTGGAGGCAGAGATCTGAAGCAGATTGTGAGTGACTGCAAGCACTAAGGTGTTCAGGAGACTGGGGCTTAGACCTTCTGTTCACTGTACTAACAGGTGTTTGACACTAGGGTTGGTGGGTATGGTTGACCCTCTAGTAGTCACTGTGAAAGGAGTCTCCTAAGTAAATCAACAGATTTGAACTTGATTCATAAAATACGTCCCCATCCCAGTCTTAAGCAGTCTCTTTATGGAAAGTGGACGTCAAGACTGACCAGCAAAGAAACGGGAAGAGGACTGCCTAAGAATGATTGTTGCACCACTGTGCAAAGACTGAGACCCATCCATCATTGCATGAGGGGAGCTGCTTATAGCCCTTACAGTGGAAAAACAAAACACCTTATATACAACAGGACTCTCACGCACTATTGGCTGCATTCTTGCATCCCTCACATACCAGCAGTCTCACACTCCCAGCAGCATCCATTGTAGTAGCAGCCACATTATAACAGAAGCAATAACACCCCCGTAGACTAGTAGCCACACACTGACAGCACTCACACCGCAGAGTAGCAGGCCAGCACTACTGTAAGCACCCTAAAACCTTTCACAATGTAGCTTTCACAGACTACCTAAAGCACTTTCACACCTCTCATTCACTAGAGGCAAAGACAATAGTTCTGGTTGATAACTGAAAGAGGCTCTTTATTAggattgtgtgtgcatgtggtagATTGGATGGGTAGTGGTGAAATACAAGAGTAAATACATGCCTGGGTGCAAGGATTAGTGACTGTATATGGATGAGTGATTGAGTACATTAGTGCATAGATAGATGGTTGAGTGTCTGTATGAATGAAAGCACCGACTCCCCTTCAGTTCTAAGTCTGATCTCTTAACTTTGTCAGTGCTTGATTATGTTTCAGTTTAATGATGCATCGGTTCCCAGTAACCTAAAACGTGTTTATATATCTAAAATCCCAAATGCCACAATTTTACTGTCGAACACCTTTGTACTTGTGCCTCCGTGCGTGAACGTGGCCTTCACGATTTAACATCAaagcaagttaaaaaaaagaaaaggagcactCAATGGGGTAGCAGCATGACATCCATTTTATTCTCCAGACAGCAGACGCATTTCGGCAAAAAGTTGCCTTTCTTAATGCTGATGTCACGCACAATATCACATGATCGGTTAAAATATTCTTCCAAGCACATTCATTGGTTGATATAACAATAATGAAAACGGACTGATATTTATCTGCGTACTTCTTTGGCCACCATCTTGCCTTCATGATGCTTATTCCTTTGAGTAATCCTGCTCTTTGCGCAAATGCCCTAGTTGTCCCTTCATTGAAGATAATAGCCACAGGAGTACGTGGAGaaatgcatgcaggagggttggccgctGGGGTTGGCCATTGGCCCACGCTTATTATATTTACAAATGTgcctgctaaaaaataaaaaaaactcactgaaaaaaacaaagggtacaggaaagttttatagttaggttctgaatttactcgcagaaAGCTATTGATTAACTAACTCACGTAACTTGTGCCTTTGacatgcacatctaattactccacatattaaatcattctgtgacctcttcatattatcactgcaacatttgcaataacattattgatgagaaaactgtgcatgatggggggtgagttatagttaccttaggaggcGTGTTATAGTTGCCTGagttaagtataactgctgaacttctattgttttttgcaagtaaattcagaacctagctataaagtccctgtaactttttattttatttttttatatatagtgtgtgtgtgcgtgtgtgtttatatataaataaatatattatcatAGTACACACATGGCATGCTGCGGGCCAGGCAATGCTACACCACTTCAGTAACTGCATATCCATACAAACCTAATCAGACTCTGATCTGTGGTAGAAAAACCAGAGCAGTCTGTGAATTCTTCCTCAGTCTACTGAACATGCAGCAGAGCCATAATGGCAGATGGTAAtctgtaaaattacaaatatgggCCAGGTTAAAGCGATCACCTGCTTGCTCTAGTGGCTGTCATTTTAACCCGTCTGTGCGTGATAGCcttttttagccattttgtacagcaGCTTGGCTGATGTGCAGAATGTccgaaggtttaaaaaaaaaaaaaaaaacatgaaatggccagcGTTGAcctgtgtcatagtgcttttttattttttgtacagtCAGTCATGCTGTAAGCAACCATGCTGCTatccaacatggcaaaaacatTGGCTAAGCAATTATATCTTGCGTAGGCAAGAActattggttttgacaatgcttTTGGGGGAAAAAAGCACAATGACTAAGGTAAAATATGTAGCCTTATGCATGTGTTCAAGATGGTATATATGAGACGTTAATATGAGCCTTTACAGTGctctgaggaaatacagtgagcagTAAAGCTCATTTTGAATTGCATTGCTGAGAATGTTTCATTCTAAAAACATGCACAAGTTTCCAAAATATAATGGTTTTGTGGCTATTTATAATGCTCTTTAATCTATGCAAAACATGCAGAGAAATAGAAGCAAGattgaattttattttaaaagcgtAGTGTGTTCCCAAATAATATTTGCAGTGTGAAAGGGACTGATATTGCAGAAAGTATGGCTACTCTATCAAGCAATTTGATACCCCAGAGATATTTGTAACTTATAAATAAATGCAAGCAATATTAGCAGGCTGTTTTGCCCAATTGTTTTGCAATTTTTAAACACCTTATTAGATACTAATTCACTAAGGCATTTAATAGTGTTTCTGAATTATTCCAATATTAAACAAATAAAGGACAAtcagtgtaaatccattaagtGTAATAtgcaaagaaaattaaaatataattgatGACCCGTCCTTAAAGTAACAAAACTGCACCTACATGTCTGATCCTGCATGGGCGTAGAATTTAAaactttcaggaattcacaagagTTTACAGAAGTACATCTGTAAAGTGGTCTAGGTTTCCAGGCATACTCCTAATAAACTTGTGTGAATTCCAAAAGTTCTTCTGTGATGAGAATACAAGCTTAAACAGTACCCACTCATAAACTAAACGTCTGCATATGTAGAACTTGTGAGCATTTAAATATTTGTCAGAAATACAGCCCTGGCATGTTCAGAGTCTGGCATTATCGGAATGGTGGCATAGTGTGAACTCTGATATATACTAAACCATAACAATTTGGTCACGGAGAGGCTTACAGATCCCTGACAGAATTACAGAGGCTACTATCGGAGATATGATGTGAACACGCTACCATAATTTGGCACCCAGTGGGgaaactgattttattttttacaggacGAGTACTTTCTGAAGACTTTTGTCCCTTCGTCATGGCTTTTGCTTTCAAGGTACAAAAAGTTTGATGGGCAACCACCATCTGTTTTGACAAACCAttgaactttttttgtttttttagaaaccaattacaaagtgggagtttgtttctgaaaaacaaaacccAAATGGCCCCACACCCTGGGAGGCAGCACTCTGGTTGTGTTTGTCATTATTTGTATTGTTTCTGCCCTCGCCACCAGAAGTTACCTGGCTGTGACAGAGGGAAAAAAGGATCTTATGTCATCTATGCAAAATAGGGTAAAAGCTTTCTCCGATGTCCCCTTCTCCATCAGAGGAAGCTTTTAATCAACTGAACCAACAGGGGCTTCGTCATCGGCAAGCTTAAAGTTTAGCCATTGAGTCCGGTGGACGTAGGGTGCGGCAAACGCGGTACTCTGTTGCATTTGCGACTTGGTACCCTGCCCGCCAAACActataaatctggcccaatgtcacTCCTATTCTATAACTTACATTCCCAAAGGCGTTTGGAAAATACCAGATTGATCAAGTAGGTCACCTCCTATCAGTGGTAATGTTCTCATTAATTCTGTCCTACCTGCTGGCATGATGATTGGTGGCTATGATAGAAAGTGGTTACACGTTGTAATAATGTTGTGTAAAACAGCGTTGCTGATTGCTTTCCCTTACCCTAAGTTCAGGGGTCCACCTATCTCAGTACAGTGTCCGGCCCAGGATTTCAGATATGCTGCACCCTTCACATGTAGTACATACCTTTAATACTGATTTGTTAAAGTTGCAAGAGATTGCACGCCTGAAAACAGAATCCTTACAATTAATGTGAATGCATGAAAGGTGTGCATGCTGGAGAGCTGTAGTTACAAGAAAgtcatattttctttgtttatgggAGTCAGTTGGCATACACGTTTATTCTTCAATATTTCTATAGAGTTAAAACGTTATCACACATTGTTTAAATCAGTATAGCTGTAACAGCTTTAGATTAGAAGAAGTAGGAAATATTAATCAAGTTTGCGATTAATTTAATGACTTTCAAATCCAATTAGAAGTTAAAGGGTATCCTAGCTCAGTATTTCAAGCCCAAAGTTGACAAACAGAAATTTCTTCTGCATTATTCTAAAGATGGGGGTTCTCAAAACTGCAGTGATGCAATTGTAAGGGGAGTGTTGGCCATTATCCGTCCCATGGGGGTGAGATGAAATGGAAAACTCAAATTTTAAGAAGGGATCTTTTGATTTGATAACCTACTATGCGAACAACGTAGTGCACACACTGCATTGTGCAAAGGGTATTTCTTTCATTAAGAAGAAGCGGGTGAAGCAGCCGCAGTGGAGCAGAGAATGTTTTTGCAGAACTGTCCATGATCGTGAATTGCAACATTTAGTTTTTGTGCTTGCACAGGAACTTACCTGTTTACTGTTGATTGTGTTGCTTTTGCAGCAGCAACACAGTGCACAGATTAAAACTTGCTAACTGTTCCCCATGGCAAGTTATGTAAattaataattctatatacagacttctttattttgaaatcaaactaattatttcttctttcctcttctgAACCGTTCAAAAAGTCGCTGATACTACACCATTTCATATTCAAGCTGAAGTTACTATAAAAACCAACTTTTTCGCCACCAGGGATGTCTGCACGGAGTTTTTACCGCTCATAAAGCCTCACGGTAAGCTCTAAGCTGCTAATAATGTGCACCTGGATGTATGTGTTCTTCCTTTCACTGATGCTTTGAACAGACTTGTCGGCCGACCCCTATCAACGCGGACTTACCCCGGGTTTATTTTAGTGACTCTTTAATGGCTCTGGCTCATGCACTCAGTCATACGGGGCAGTGGGCAGCAGCTATTGACAGCTTGTAGACCCTGCCTGAATACTTGGCAAATAAACATTTAGATGCCACAAAGTGGCTTGCTTGGGTGATTAACGAGTGTACTTCTCTGCCTTCTTCTCCCTTTGTCAGTGAAGAGTCTGCTGTGCTTGCTGCCTTTTCTCCCAGCAGTGACTGTTGTGGAGCTCCACTACCCTGGCCTTTGTTGTCAGCTACTGAAACCATTTTCAGGAATTTGTTCAGTGTTAATGTGTTTCTTTCCAACAGTTTTGCAGTAATGTAAACTAAGGCAATGGTAATGCCGTGGTACAGTAATTAATGAGTAGTCGCTATTGAGGATTCAGTGTTAGCTGGTTCTTAAGAACGAGGTGGCCACAGGGTTCCTTTCAGAAATGAACTTGCATGTGGTAATGTCCAATGAAACGATGTATAACATTTAAAGACCATCTGATCAGTGTAGGAAAGAGGGATATGACACTGCACTTAGAGGAGAGCAAAGAAGCGTGTTAGACAAGACTGTACAGACAAGTATGAAAGTCACAGCACACCCAAGGTCAGAGACCAAAGTGCGGTGAAGTACCACAGCACGGGGCAGAGAAGATCACAGCGGAAGCGAGAAGGGTAAAGGACAAAAGTGGCCTTGATGTTATGATAGTGGAGGCTCAAACTGGGAGTCAGATTAGCATTTTTCAGTGATCTGTGAGTATACGATGAACAGCCTGCTAGGCTTTTAGAGCTGGCAAAATGGTAAGCATTGATCAGACATTGCAGAGAACAGGAGACAGACGTGGTGAGGTTGTGCAGAGCGGCAGGGAGGCAAGCCCAGAGCAAATTGGTTAGAACAGAGCAGATATTGGAGATCAGACAGTCAACGTTGCAGAGGACATATAAGGCATTTTGGTGAGCGAGGGAGGTGCACAATGATAATTTTCGTAAGCACATAAGGGGaattggaagaagcccagagaggacATAAGGGGACCCAGTTTCTGTTAAGGAAATACATTTATTCACAAGTCATTTTTTTACCATAGCATAAGCCCAATTCCATATTCATTTAAATTCTTAAACTCTATACATTTTGTAAACAACTAGAATTGAATGTACTAGTTTACTTAGCACCTTATTTTAGTAAATACATTTCCTGAAATGACTAGACTTCGTTAAAATTGTAAAAAATCTTTTCTTCATACAGGAAGAGTTGTAAATGTGTCCAGCATGTCTAGTCAACACGCTTTGGCCAAGTGCAGCAAAGATCTCCAAAATAAATTTCGCAGTGACACCATCACTGAAGACGAGCTGGTAGCACTCATGGAAAAGTTTGTTGAAGACACCAAGAAAGGAATTCACAGCCAGGAGGGCTGGCCCAACACAGCGTATGGGGTGTCAAAAATCGGAGTAACAGTCCTGTCCATGATTCAAGGAAGGAGGCTGAGTAAAGAAAGGGGAGCAGATGGAATACTTCTTAATGCTTGTTGTCCTGGATGGGTCAGAACCGACATGGCAGGTGACAAGGCTACAAAAAGTCCAGACGAGGGAGCTGAAACACCAGTTTATCTAGCACTCTTGCCTAGTGATGCTGAGGCGCCCCAGGGTCAATTTGTTAGTGAAAAAAAAGTGGGAAAGTGGTAAAACTACTGAATGCCTTTTCCCCGAGTACCCATTATTTTTAATTATGACAAAGACAACACTAAGTGCTATATGACTTTCAAACAGCATGTGTGACTAGTCATGTATGCTGTAACCCCATAATCCTGAATCCTTCTTTGTTTTTATATTCTGAACAAATAGATAATCGACATGGTACCATTGTGTCTTATTGTAATTTCCCTCAAATTCCTGTTCCTTACGACAAGTGCATTTAACATTTTTGTAGATGTTATGGTAGTATGCAAGAGATTGTGCCTGTGGTTCATCAGGCCACAAATAAAATATCTATTTCCTCTAACTATTGGTATGATGTGAGAAATGTTAAGTATTGTCTGTATAACATGTTCCAAAATAAATGGGTGCATTGATTGACCGTGTTTCTGAAATTTGCTAGGTTGTGACTGGATTAAAATCTAAATGTTTTTGATATCCATACGAAATTTAGGAGAAACGTTCCAGATTTAACTGTGAATATAAAAAAATTACATACCAAATCAATGACATTGCACCTGGAGAAATGTTTAGCCATACAAAACGGAAGCCCACCACATTTGTGCTATCTATGGGCACAAcctttaatatttattttcaaatttggCAATCTTTTAAATTGAAAAACATGCCTATATTAGGCAATATGtttattctctttttttgtttcatttatataATGAGGGTAGTTCAGATCAGTGATGGCAAAGTACTCTAGACTGAAATCACCACCCGAAAACGGCACTTTAAAGTTTTAATACATAGTGTCAAATTGCGCTTTTATTATTTTAAGTTAGTTACCAGGATAAACACTGCCACTACTTCTGAAGTTTTAGGAACTGCCCTGTCGCATCCTGCCATGCAGTCAGTCAGTTTTTATGTGCTCACAAAGCTAGGATCACAAACTACAGGAGCCTTCTTGCTTTCCAGTAGTTTTTCCAAATGTCTTTGCAGGTGCTCTTGAGTGTTCCAAGCTTTTTCTTACAGTCTGTTAgaagtggtgtttttgtgtgtgtgtgtgtgtgtgtgtgtgtgtgtgtgtgtgtgtgtgcgcgcgcacatactcttatttcttgtgtgtgtgtgtgtgtgtgtgtgcacatactCTTATTTCTCATTCACTATCCCTGCTCTTTTTGCCAGGTGGCTTTCTTGTGGGTGGAAGAAGTTCTATAACGATGAGCATGATGTTTGTGTCTTCTGCCTTCCTGATGCTTACTCCATTAAAAATGAGTGCCTTCATCTCAGAGCAGAGGTTGGAGTAGGGATGGAACACTGGCCCTTGTAGCCCCTGTGATGCAGGGGGATTCCCAACCCATCAGGggtcccattcagcccaaggccaatgaatatctgtgggtTATGGTAGATTGTGGCACCCCTCCCCAtattctgcagggggatgggggtTGTTCACTGTACGCTACACCACTGGGTTGGAGAGGTAATAAAAAAAGCCCCTCCTGAGCCTATATCTTGCTTCAGAGAAAAGCAGCATGAATCTTCCTTTCCGTCTGTGTCCTGGCCTTCTCCATCAAAGGGATATTAACAACTAATTGCACCATCCTTGCTCTTTCTCACAGTCCAGGTGGAGGTGCTCAGTATCAAGGGTTTGTAGGAGTCCTATTTGACCTTAAGATTGTACTTGCATGTCGTCATCTCTCTGCAGCAGAGTCTTTGAGATTAACCAGAACTTTGCCATTGCTACCACCAACATTAAGGGCTGCATCAATAGCCTTAAGCTTGACACCTTGCACCAgcgaagcattggcaaatccaataggtctcaaaTGGTAATAGGTCTCGTCTGGTGTACCAGTGGTGACTTTTGTCATACTGTTCAGTATATGCATTGCAGACTTTTGTCAAATATTATGTAGCCATGCTGTGTATCAGGATGGCTAAAAATAATTCTAAAATGTGAGGGGGCATGATGCGGCCAGCGCTAATGttctttttgttaaaaaacaaatcaAGCACTAACCCTGGCccctattttatttatatatatatatatatatatatatatatatatatatatatatatatatatataattaattttagccatgctgtaaaGCATCTGCCCTGTTGTACAGTATGGATACAAAACCTTACAAAAGCCAATACTTCTTGTAGCCTATGCCTATTGGATTGGCAGTGCTTGTTCTTTCTTCCCTAGTGTTAATAAAGAgcttttgtctgccaggtttcagaCAGAAAAGGTTAGTAGGATGATCAGATGCCTCAGATTAGTCTGGCCAGTCCTGATTTTTGAGAACTGTCCTGGTGTCCCGACAtttcttttttacaaaaaaataattcatgTCTTGGTTTTGTGAGAGGATTGGGTGAGCACACTCATTTAATCACTGTGATGTGAAGGCTCAGGTTCACACTGGGACTCTCTCTACTCCAGAGACAGAGTTTTGTTTCAAAGAGTGTCCGATTGTGCTTCCTGACctcattcaagcagcacagcaggattgAATGAGGGGTGAAtcagcccctgcagagcccatcGCCTGAGGCCAGAATCACAAAGTTGCCCTTGCAACACACTCCAGCATGGCTGAAGGAGTCTTTAATTTTCAGGCTACAGAGGCGTGTACTTATATGTATACACATCTCTGTAGCGTAATTGAAGAAATCCTTGGCCATGCTGGGGTGTATTTTTTCCCCATATATGGCTGTCCTgataaatacagtgaaaaatccaaaggttacagggacgttttagttaggtactgaattttctcgcactaaaccatagaaattcagcagttagggctggtaaatataactataacttacgcccgcagtgaactgcttatgacctcccatattaaatcactcatgtcAGTGGTTCTATATGTGCACAAGTCCACGTTGTAATACCTGCTTAGGGGGCTTGGTAGGTATGTTAATGGGTGTATAAGttagtgtattagtaattacatTGCAAAGTGACTGTCTAAATGAGTAAGTGAACGGGTGTGTGAGTTCATTTTACAACGAGTGAGTGTTTTTGCGTGTAGTTAtatgggtgtgtaaatgggtgtatgagaggtttgtATGGGCCTGCATTATTCCTAgtacaataaaaaagaaagaacaggTAGTTAGAAAATATGGCAAAAAAGGAAGTAGAAAGTAGTAAAAATTAGAGAAAAGTATTCATAATAATgcaaaaaaagcaaggagaaagcagtgacaatgagaGAAAAGGAATGAGGTAATGCACTAAATAGAGGGAAAACACCAAAGacaaagcggtgagaaggagggcaaAATAGGAAGAAGGAACAGATATTCACTTGGTAAAACAATAATACAGCTTTGATAATTTACACATAACTATAATTactgtattatttatttgttttacatttcttcAGATTTGGAGAACCATAGATTGTCCTAGAGCCGCATTCTATGGTTTTTGTTCTGATCACATGATGTAAACGAGTCACAGATTCTGATCCGTGAATTCGCTGAATTGTTAAATTATTTTAGTCATATAGGAGACTCTAAATTAAACTATACCATAATGTTGATTATATTTGAAAccttataaatgtttattttttttcctgcGCAAATTAGGTGTTTTAACATTGCGATGAAAGCACAGATCCATGGCGCATGCTGCGGATTTGCTCGTTGTCAAACAAAAGCTTCCTTTCAATTGGTTAATGTTCAACCATACCCAACCTTTTGAAAAGACCACACCAAATACAGTCACTTTTATATTGTCTGTTGGTGGAGAAAGGTGAAACCTTTTACCTAAACAGAAATTATGgcagaagtgtaggaggctggcctggcttatagggggtgtgtgtggggggggggggggggggttaccctgtggtacttgcaccctgtgccaggtccagttatcccttattcgtagaatagaggtgtttctagcagcttaggctgatagaaggtagctatggcaaagcagcttaggctgaactaggagacatgcaaagctcctactataccacttgtatcatatgcacaatatcataagaaaacacaatactcagagttactaaaaataaaggtactttatttttatgagaatatgccacaagtatctcagtgagtgccctcagtaagaaggtaagtaatatacacaagttatatgtacacaaacccaaaataggtaagtaagagtaagaaaagtaatgcaaaccgtggagaattacaataggttgcaataggtgaacataggtgtaggggcaacacaaaccatatactccaaaagtggaatgcaaatcacgaacagaccccagacctatgggagcttgtaaagggtcgctgggactgtaagaaaacagtcagggtgtccaagataccccaccccaagaccctggaaagtaggagtaaagtacacctactaccccaaaaggacacaatagtcgtgatagggggattctgcaagaacaacaaacaccagcaaggtaCTTAaatgtggattcctggacctgaggacctgcaaggcaaggg
It contains:
- the LOC138248698 gene encoding carbonyl reductase [NADPH] 1-like isoform X2, translating into MVMLGFLPIRARPASRAKNSNPSLTGVQGLDEDGLGHQIHVKKDPVSTPDHQISVKVHCCPTMASTRVAVVTGGNKGIGLAIVRALCKQFKGDVYLTARDPKLGEASVKKLQEEEGLTSHFHQLDITDLQSIRALRDFMKKEYGGIDVLINNAGIAFKVADTTPFHIQAEVTIKTNFFATRDVCTEFLPLIKPHGRVVNVSSMSSQHALAKCSKDLQNKFRSDTITEDELVALMEKFVEDTKKGIHSQEGWPNTAYGVSKIGVTVLSMIQGRRLSKERGADGILLNACCPGWVRTDMAGDKATKSPDEGAETPVYLALLPSDAEAPQGQFVSEKKVGKW
- the LOC138248698 gene encoding carbonyl reductase [NADPH] 1-like isoform X1, which encodes MVMLGFLPIRARPASRAKNSNPSLTGVQGLDEDGLGHQIHVKKDPVSTPDHQISVKVVHCCPTMASTRVAVVTGGNKGIGLAIVRALCKQFKGDVYLTARDPKLGEASVKKLQEEEGLTSHFHQLDITDLQSIRALRDFMKKEYGGIDVLINNAGIAFKVADTTPFHIQAEVTIKTNFFATRDVCTEFLPLIKPHGRVVNVSSMSSQHALAKCSKDLQNKFRSDTITEDELVALMEKFVEDTKKGIHSQEGWPNTAYGVSKIGVTVLSMIQGRRLSKERGADGILLNACCPGWVRTDMAGDKATKSPDEGAETPVYLALLPSDAEAPQGQFVSEKKVGKW
- the LOC138248698 gene encoding carbonyl reductase [NADPH] 1-like isoform X3, giving the protein MASTRVAVVTGGNKGIGLAIVRALCKQFKGDVYLTARDPKLGEASVKKLQEEEGLTSHFHQLDITDLQSIRALRDFMKKEYGGIDVLINNAGIAFKVADTTPFHIQAEVTIKTNFFATRDVCTEFLPLIKPHGRVVNVSSMSSQHALAKCSKDLQNKFRSDTITEDELVALMEKFVEDTKKGIHSQEGWPNTAYGVSKIGVTVLSMIQGRRLSKERGADGILLNACCPGWVRTDMAGDKATKSPDEGAETPVYLALLPSDAEAPQGQFVSEKKVGKW